The proteins below come from a single Larimichthys crocea isolate SSNF chromosome XIV, L_crocea_2.0, whole genome shotgun sequence genomic window:
- the LOC104924059 gene encoding ependymin-2, whose protein sequence is MRLLVLTCLLAVCLAQKPHPCSSPPLMSGALSVSTQNEKLWAYGQYLYDLLGERVRISELGTFQNKTFTYDVLMLFRQATMYEINEHDRTCKKKALKDDFQPWAVPKDASLLGQVILGSSSAPGEGLLVNTWMGDLPQKAGKYISTVTEFGCIPVSTAYNTDQFGWMMTSFFNNVIGISDPGRLNPPDFCTGAEVKAEDEPVDFLSLFHSIN, encoded by the exons ATGAGACTCTTGGTGTTGACGTGCTTACTGGCGGTCTGCCTGGCCCAGAAGCCTCACCCGTGCT CAAGTCCTCCTCTTATGAGTGGAGCCCTGAGTGTG TCCACACAGAATGAGAAGCTGTGGGCTTACGGCCAATATCTGTATGATTTACTGGGAGAGCGGGTACGGATCAGCGAGCTGGGCACCTTTCAGAATAAGACCTTCACCTATGACGTTCTTATGCTCTTCAGACAG GCTACCATGTATGAAATTAACGAACATGATCGTACATGCAAGAAAAAGGCTCTGAAAGATGACTTCCAGCCTTGGGCAGTCCCAAAAGATGCATCTCTGCTGGGCCAGGTTATTTTGGGCAGCTCATCTGCACCGGGAGAAGGACTCCTGGTCAACACTTGGATGGGAGATTTGCCCCAAAAAGCAG GAAAGTACATCAGCACAGTCACTGAATTTGGATGCATTCCTGTCAGCACAGCGTACAACACTGATCAGTTTGGATGGATGATGACAAG CTTCTTCAACAACGTGATTGGGATTTCGGACCCCGGTCGGCTCAACCCTCCAGACTTTTGCACGGGTGCAGAGGTGAAGGCTGAAGACGAGCCAGTAGACTTTCTCAGCTTGTTTCACAGCATTAACTGA
- the LOC104924058 gene encoding ependymin — MRALILFVCLSVGGLASPRPKQCTSPPLLTGSFSVATQNEKLMGFAKYSYDALRKRIHLREVGSFNNKTFHIDLLLLYKEGVMYKINYKNRTCSKKPLSVEFHPLEIPQSASLLGQVVLGSSSGPGQGVLVNTWAGELKLKEGPAKYMSTVTEFGCIPVSTLFHSKKSGWVVVSFFNVIIGLVDPQHLIPPSFCEDARLESGEEPITFFNLF, encoded by the exons ATGAGAGCCCTCATCCTGTTTGTGTGCCTGTCAGTGGGCGGCCTGGCCTCTCCGAGACCAAAGCAATGCA caTCTCCACCACTGCTGACAGGAAGCTTCTCTGTG GCCACTCAAAATGAGAAGCTCATGGGCTTTGCCAAGTACAGCTATGATGCTCTGAGAAAGCGCATCCACCTCAGAGAGGTTGGATCTTTTAACAATAAGACGTTCCACATTGATCTACTTCTTCTCTACAAAGAG GGTGTCATGTACAAGATTAACTACAAGAACCGCACATGTAGCAAGAAGCCACTCAGTGTAGAATTCCACCCGCTGGAGATCCCACAGAGTGCCTCCCTGCTGGGACAGGTTGTGTTGGGAAGCTCCTCTGGTCCTGGACAGGGAGTCCTGGTCAACACCTGGGCAGGAGAGCTGAAGCTGAAAGAGGGACCAG CAAAGTACATGAGCACGGTCACTGAGTTTGGATGCATTCCAGTCAGCACTCTGTTTCACAGCAAAAAAAGTGGATGGGTGGTGGTCAG CTTCTTTAACGTCATCATCGGACTAGTGGACCCTCAACATCTCATTCCTCCAAGTTTCTGTGAGGACGCCCGGCTGGAGAGTGGAGAGGAACCAATAACCTTCTTCAACCTGTTTTAA
- the cskmt gene encoding citrate synthase-lysine N-methyltransferase CSKMT, mitochondrial, translating to MSPLSKSLILSGRRIVAACVRRQHTSLTTELIENMDKKATWDRFYAESSSRTTSFKNFEWFFGFDAVRDFIMPLLQTKSHPDAVLQVLDMGCGTSALGPCIYKHSPLPVRVTCADISPIAVRLMQEDVLAKAIQPQNLSSQLEFVELDCTQLHEHYSPRTVDLIVDKGTTDALLRSKEGRGKAGLVLKQCLKVLRSSGSLLQFSDEDPDARLLWLETEAQEQGVMAADVGVQEVGELRGVCYYCYQVTPRPLV from the exons ATGTCTCCGCTTTCAAAGTCGCTGATATTGTCGGGCAGGAGGATAGTTGCAGCGTGTGTGCGCAGGCAGCACACCTCTCTCACAA CTGAGCTGATTGAAAACATGGACAAGAAAGCAACCTGGGACCGTTTCTACgctgagagcagcagcaggacaacCAGCTTTAAAAACTTTGAGTGGTTCTTCGGCTTTGATGCTGTCCGAGACTTCATTATGCCCCTCTTGCAGACCAAGTCCCATCCGGATGCTGTGCTTCAAGTCCTGGATATGGGCTGTGGCACTTCTGCTTTAGGGCCTTGTATCTACAAACACTCTCCTCTCCCGGTGCGGGTCACTTGTGCTGACATTTCCCCCATAGCTGTGCGACTGATGCAGGAGGACGTCCTAGCCAAAGCCATTCAACCTCAAAACCTTTCGTCTCAGCTTGAGTTCGTAGAGCTGGACTGCACGCAGCTTCACGAGCACTATTCTCCTCGCACTGTCGACCTCATAGTGGACAAAGGCACCACAGATGCCTTGTTGAGGTCCAaagaagggagagggaaggCGGGTCTGGTGCTGAAGCAGTGTTTGAAGGTGTTGCGGAGCTCAGGATCTCTGCTCCAGTTTTCTGATGAGGACCCTGATGCCAGGCTGCTGTGGCTGGAGACTGAGGCACAGGAGCAGGGGGTGATGGCTGCAGATGTTGGGGTGCAGGAGGTTGGGGAGCTGAGGGGAGTGTGTTACTACTGTTATCAAGTAACCCCTCGCCCTCTTGTATAG